The proteins below come from a single Zea mays cultivar B73 chromosome 8, Zm-B73-REFERENCE-NAM-5.0, whole genome shotgun sequence genomic window:
- the LOC100274449 gene encoding glycosyltransferase — translation MEASAKLPVVVPKGVGGMDNDDVAPAGGKKQAAAGRWGFVQFFFVLAVVFCVLLYAPRVLVLSPYGYSIDVGLFAPTPTTATASSVPQRVAGGNAVALDLDNQVRSPCSSMRDHTICCDRSSVHTDVCFMAGDVRTDAASLSLLLFPPHQQAQNGTSSEEDKEERVRPYPRKWERFIMDKVPEVRLRVAAPRRPDGEREEEEHRCDVRHDAPLLVMSAGGYTGNLFHAFNDGFLPSWLTVQHLRRRVVLGVVSYNPWWAGMFGEVISGLSDHPVVDLLHGTRTHCFPGAIVGTRYHGILIVDPARLRDNKTIVDFHQMLADAYEKPPRETARPAQQQDLRDAEQRRRRRPRLGIVSRKGTRVIENQAAVARLASSVGFDVDILETANGLPLSAWYASLRACDALVGVHGADLTKFLFLRPGRASLTQIAPLGVSPIAREDFGEPAARMGLAYEQYEVRAGESSLARRYAPGDVVLTDPEAAKRDKGGWNLVARVYLGGQNVTLDLARFRQTLARMHAHAMRQRRRQERL, via the coding sequence ATGGAGGCCTCCGCCAAACTGCCCGTCGTCGTCCCGAAGGGCGTCGGCGGCATGGACAACGACGACGTCGCGCCAGCGGGCGGCAAGAAGCAGGCGGCGGCGGGCAGGTGGGGGTTCGTGCAGTTCTTCTTCGTGCTCGCCGTCGTCTTCTGCGTGCTACTCTACGCACCGCGCGTCCTCGTGCTCAGCCCGTACGGGTACAGCATCGACGTCGGGCTCTTCGCGCCGACGCCGACGACGGCGACGGCCTCGTCGGTGCCGCAGCGCGTCGCCGGAGGCAATGCGGTGGCCCTTGACCTTGACAACCAGGTGCGGTCCCCGTGCTCGTCCATGCGCGACCACACCATCTGCTGCGACCGCTCCAGCGTGCACACGGACGTGTGCTTCATGGCCGGCGACGTGCGCACGGACGCCGCGTCGCTGTCGCTCCTGCTGTTCCCGCCGCACCAGCAGGCGCAGAACGGCACGTCGTCGGAAGAGGACAAAGAGGAGAGGGTGCGGCCGTACCCGCGGAAGTGGGAGCGCTTCATCATGGACAAGGTCCCCGAGGTGCGGCTCCGTGTGGCGGCGCCGCGGCGGCCAGAtggggagcgggaggaggaggagcaccgGTGCGACGTACGGCACGACGCGCCGTTGCTCGTCATGTCCGCGGGGGGCTACACCGGCAACCTGTTCCACGCGTTCAACGACGGGTTCCTGCCGTCGTGGCTGACGGTGCAGCACCTCCGCCGCCGCGTCGTGCTGGGGGTGGTCTCGTACAACCCCTGGTGGGCCGGCATGTTCGGCGAGGTCATCTCCGGCCTCTCCGACCACCCCGTGGTGGACCTCCTCCACGGCACGCGGACGCACTGCTTCCCGGGCGCCATCGTGGGGACCCGCTACCACGGCATCCTCATCGTGGACCCCGCTAGGCTCCGGGACAACAAGACCATCGTCGACTTCCACCAGATGCTCGCCGACGCGTACGAGAAGCCACCACGGGAGACGGCAAGACCAGCACAGCAGCAGGACCTGCGGGACGCCGagcagcggcggcgacggcggccgaGGCTGGGGATCGTGTCGCGCAAGGGGACGCGGGTGATCGAGAACCAGGCGGCGGTGGCGCGGCTGGCCTCGTCCGTGGGGTTCGACGTGGACATCCTGGAGACGGCCAACGGGCTGCCGCTCTCGGCGTGGTACGCGTCGCTGCGTGCCTGCGACGCGCTCGTGGGGGTGCACGGCGCGGACCTGACCAAGTTCCTGTTCCTGCGGCCGGGGCGCGCCTCGCTCACCCAGATCGCGCCGCTGGGGGTGTCCCCGATCGCGCGCGAAGACTTCGGGGAACCCGCCGCCCGGATGGGGCTGGCGTACGAGCAGTACGAGGTGCGCGCCGGCGAGAGCTCGCTGGCGCGCAGGTACGCGCCGGGCGACGTGGTGCTGACCGACCCGGAAGCGGCGAAGCGGGACAAGGGGGGATGGAACTTGGTGGCGCGCGTCTACCTCGGCGGCCAGAACGTGACCCTGGACCTCGCTAGGTTCCGGCAGACCCTGGCGAGGATGCACGCGCACGCGATGCGGCAGCGGCGCCGGCAGGAGAGACTGTGA